Proteins from a genomic interval of Medicago truncatula cultivar Jemalong A17 chromosome 3, MtrunA17r5.0-ANR, whole genome shotgun sequence:
- the LOC11424994 gene encoding probable methyltransferase PMT26 gives MALGKYSRVDGRRSSSYCSTVTIVVFVALALIGVWMMTSSSVVPVQNEDVPQESKSEVKEQTEVREQVSETDNSNARQFEDNPGDLPEDATKGDSNVSSEEKSEENSTEKSSEDTKTEDEGKKTEDEGSNTENNKDGEEASTKESESDESEKKDESEENNKSDSDESEKKSSDSNETTDSNVEEKVEQSQNKESDENASEKNTDDNAKDQSSNEVFPSGAQSELLNETTTQTGSFSTQAAESKNEKEIQESSKTGYNWKVCNVTAGPDFIPCLDNWKVIRSLRSTKHYEHRERHCPEEPPTCLVSLPEGYKCSIEWPKSREKIWYYNVPHTKLAEVKGHQNWVKVTGEYLTFPGGGTQFKHGALHYIDFIQETLPDIAWGKRTRVILDVGCGVASFGGFLFDRDVLAMSLAPKDEHEAQVQFALERGIPAISAVMGTKRLPFPGRVFDAVHCARCRVPWHIEGGKLLLELNRVLRPGGFFVWSATPIYQKLPEDVEIWNEMKALTKSICWELVSISKDQVNGVGVAIYKKPLSNDCYEQRSKNEPPLCQKSDDPNAAWYIKLQACIHKVPVSSSERGSQWPEKWPARLTNVPYWLSSSQVGVYGKPAPEDFAADNKHWKRVVSKSYLNGLGIQWSNVRNVMDMNSIYGGFAAALKDLNIWVMNVVSIDSADTLPIIYERGLFGIYHDWCESFSTYPRTYDLLHADHLFSKVQKRCNLASLVAEVDRILRPEGKLIVRDTVEVINELESMVKSMQWEVRMTYSKDKEGLLCVQKSTWRPKETETLKYAIV, from the exons ATGGCTTTAGGGAAATATTCTAGAGTAGATGGTAGAAGATCATCGAGTTACTGTTCAACAGTGACTATAGTTGTGTTTGTTGCTCTAGCCTTGATTGGGGTTTGGATGATGACATCATCTTCTGTAGTTCCTGTGCAAAACGAGGACGTGCCTCAGGAGAGTAAAAGTGAGGTGAAGGAACAGACTGAGGTGAGGGAACAGGTGAGTGAAACTGATAATAGCAATGCTCGGCAGTTTGAAGATAATCCGGGTGATTTGCCTGAGGATGCGACCAAGGGGGATAGCAACGTCAGCTCCGAAGAGAAGTCGGAGGAAAATTCCACGGAGAAGTCTTCTGAAGATACGAAGACAGAAGACGAGGGTAAGAAAACAGAGGATGAAGGTTCCAATACAGAAAATAACAAAGATGGCGAAGAGGCGTCTACTAAGGAATCTGAATCTGATGAGAGTGAAAAGAAAGATGAATCAGAGGAGAACAACAAGTCTGATTCAGATGAAAGTGAAAAGAAATCTAGTGACTCGAATGAAACAACAGATAGTAATGTAGAGGAGAAGGTGGAACAAAGCCAGAACAAAGAATCTGATGAAAACGCTAGTGAGAAGAATACAGATGATAATGCCAAAGACCAGAGTTCAAATGAGGTATTCCCTTCTGGGGCTCAGTCTGAGCTTCTAAATGAAACTACGACACAAACTGGATCGTTTTCTACTCAGGCAGCAGAGTCAAAGAATGAAAAGGAGATTCAAGAGTCCTCCAAGACTGGGTACAATTGGAAAGTTTGTAATGTTACCGCTGGCCCCGACTTTATCCCATGCCTTGACAACTGGAAAGTGATTAGGAGTCTTCGCAGCACTAAACATTATGAACATCGAGAAAGGCACTGTCCTGAAGAACCTCCCACCTGCCTTGTCTCTCTTCCTGAAGGATATAAGTGCTCTATTGAATGGCCTAAAAGCAGAGAAAAg ATATGGTATTACAATGTTCCACACACTAAGCTTGCTGAAGTTAAGGGGCATCAAAATTGGGTGAAAGTTACGGGTGAGTATCTTACTTTTCCTGGTGGTGGAACCCAATTCAAGCATGGGGCACTTCATTACATTGACTTTATACAAGAG ACTCTGCCTGACATTGCTTGGGGCAAACGCACACGTGTTATACTAGATGTTGGATGTGGAGTTGCCAGCTTCGGAGGCTTTCTCTTTGATAGAGATGTACTTGCAATGTCACTTGCACCAAAGGATGAACATGAAGCTCAGGTTCAATTTGCTCTTGAGAGGGGGATTCCTGCTATATCTGCTGTAATGGGCACAAAGAGGCTTCCCTTCCCTGGGAGAGTATTTGATGCAGTCCATTGTGCACGTTGTAGAGTTCCATGGCACATTGAAG GTGGTAAACTTCTTTTGGAGCTGAACAGAGTATTGCGGCCTGGTGGTTTTTTTGTATGGTCTGCTACTCCTATTTATCAGAAGCTTCCTGAAGATGTTGAAATATGGAATG AGATGAAAGCACTAACAAAATCAATATGCTGGGAACTTGTTTCAATCAGCAAGGATCAAGTTAATGGAGTTGGTGTAGCCATATACAAGAAGCCACTATCCAATGATTGTTATGAGCAACGATCAAAGAATGAGCCTCCACTGTGTCAAAAATCTGATGATCCCAATGCAGCATG GTATATTAAATTGCAAGCATGCATACACAAAGTGCCAGTTAGTTCAAGTGAACGTGGGTCACAGTGGCCAGAAAAGTGGCCAGCCAGGCTGACCAATGTACCATATTGGTTGTCAAGTTCCCAAGTTGGAGTCTATGGTAAGCCGGCCCCTGAAGATTTTGCTGCTGATAATAAACACTGGAAACGTGTAGTGTCCAAGTCTTATCTAAACGGATTGGGAATTCAGTGGTCAAATGTACGGAATGTCATGGATATGAACTCAATCTATGGAGG ATTTGCTGCAGCTTTGAAAGATTTGAATATTTGGGTCATGAATGTAGTTTCAATAGACTCCGCAGATACCCTTCCCATTATTTATGAACGGGGTCTTTTTGGTATATATCATGATTGGTGTGAATCATTTAGCACCTATCCCAGGACGTATGATCTCCTCCATGCAGATCATCTCTTTTCGAAGGTTCAGAAAag ATGCAATCTAGCTTCTCTGGTAGCTGAGGTTGATCGAATTCTCAGGCCTGAAGGAAAGCTTATTGTCCGGGACACTGTTGAGGTCATTAATGAGCTTGAGAGCATGGTAAAGTCCATGCAGTGGGAGGTTCGCATGACCTACTCCAAGGATAAGGAGGGTTTGTTATGTGTCCAGAAGTCCACCTGGCGGCCTAAGGAGACGGAGACACTCAAGTATGCTATTGTTTAA
- the LOC11424005 gene encoding gibberellin 20 oxidase 2 translates to MQMALLMNSSTSTHVLYPALKTEEPKTENMVSIFDSNLLQNQVNMPKEFIWPSMDLVNTAQEELKEPLIDLSVMKSGDEEAIASAAELVRKACLKHGFFQVINHGVDQELINDAYCEVDPIFNLPINKKLSAKRVHGGVSGYSGAHADRYSSKLPWKETFSFVYNHQNDSNSQIVNYFKSVLGEDFQQTGWVYQKYCEAMKELSLVIMELLAISLGIDRLHYRRFFEDGDSIMRCNYYPPCKSSNLTLGTGPHSDPTSLTILHQDQVGGLEVFADNKWVAVRPRPEALVINIGDTFMALSNGRYKSCLHRALVNRYRERRSLVFFVCPREDKVVRPPENLLSKNEARKYPDFTWSSLFEFTQKHYRADVATLQSFFQWHSSCNL, encoded by the exons ATGCAAATGGCTCTCCTAATGAACTCAAGTACTTCAACTCATGTACTTTACCCTGCATTAAAAACAGAGGAACCCAAAACAGAAAACATGGTTTCTatttttgattcaaatttgctTCAAAATCAAGTGAACATGCCAAAAGAGTTCATTTGGCCATCTATGGATTTAGTTAACACAGCCCAAGAGGAGCTAAAAGAACCTCTCATAGACTTAAGTGTCATGAAAAGTGGTGATGAAGAAGCTATTGCAAGTGCTGCTGAGCTTGTGAGGAAAGCATGTTTGAAACATGGTTTCTTCCAAGTGATTAATCATGGTGTGGACCAAGAACTCATCAATGATGCATATTGTGAAGTTGACCCCATTTTCAACCTACCTATCAACAAGAAGCTAAGTGCTAAGAGGGTGCATGGTGGTGTCTCTGGCTACTCAGGTGCTCATGCAGATAGATATTCTTCCAAGTTACCATGGAAAGAGACATTTTCTTTTGTATACAATCACCAAAATGATTCCAATTCTCAGATTGTTAACTACTTCAAGTCTGTCTTAGGAGAAGACTTTCAACAGACAGG ATGGGTGTATCAAAAGTACTGTGAAGCAATGAAAGAATTATCTTTAGTGATTATGGAGCTCTTGGCCATTAGTTTGGGGATAGATCGTTTGCATTATCGAAGATTTTTTGAAGATGGTGACTCAATAATGAGATGTAACTATTATCCACCTTGTAAAAGTTCTAATCTCACACTTGGTACTGGCCCTCACTCAGACCCAACATCACTAACCATTCTTCATCAAGATCAAGTTGGAGGTCTTGAAGTTTTTGCAGATAATAAATGGGTGGCTGTTCGCCCTAGACCTGAAGCCCTAGTCATTAACATAGGTGACACTTTCATG GCGTTATCAAATGGAAGATACAAGAGTTGCCTCCACAGGGCATTAGTGAACAGATACAGAGAAAGAAGGTCACTGGTTTTCTTTGTGTGTCCAAGAGAAGACAAAGTGGTGAGACCCCCAGAAAATTTGTTAAGCAAAAATGAGGCAAGAAAGTACCCTGATTTTACATGGTCAAGTTTGTTTGAATTTACACAAAAACACTACAGAGCTGATGTTGCTACGCTCCAAAGCTTCTTTCAGTGGCATTCCTCTTGCAACTTATAA